Proteins encoded within one genomic window of Actinomycetes bacterium:
- the rfbB gene encoding dTDP-glucose 4,6-dehydratase has product MRIFITGGAGFIGSNYVRHILANTDDSVTVFDALTYAGNRETLREFDDNPRFSFVHGDVCDRDSVRANLPGHDAVVHFAAESHVDRSLLDPDVFVRTNCMGTNVLCDVAVDAEVERFLHISTDEVYGSIEDGSFSETDILQPRSPYSAAKAGSDLIALAYYETHDLPVVLTRSSNQYGPYQFPEKLIPFFVTNLLDGNTVPLYGDGLNVRDWLFVSDNCRGVDLVLRDGQLGEVYNIGAGNERTNRDITDRLLAMLGKDESSVEYVEDRKGHDRRYSITHDKVAALGWRPETSFEDALEQTVAFYVDNRDWWERLKARVKNR; this is encoded by the coding sequence ATGAGGATCTTCATCACCGGTGGAGCCGGGTTCATCGGCTCCAACTACGTCCGCCACATCCTGGCCAACACCGACGACTCGGTAACCGTGTTCGATGCGCTCACCTACGCCGGCAACCGCGAGACGCTCCGCGAGTTCGACGACAACCCGCGGTTCAGCTTCGTGCACGGCGACGTCTGCGACCGCGATTCGGTGCGGGCCAACCTGCCCGGCCACGACGCAGTGGTGCACTTCGCAGCCGAGAGCCACGTCGACCGGTCACTGCTTGATCCCGACGTGTTCGTGCGCACCAACTGCATGGGCACCAACGTGCTCTGCGACGTGGCCGTCGATGCCGAGGTGGAGCGGTTCCTGCACATCTCCACCGACGAGGTGTATGGCTCGATCGAGGACGGCTCGTTCTCCGAGACCGACATCCTCCAGCCCCGTTCTCCCTACAGCGCAGCCAAGGCGGGCTCCGACCTGATCGCACTGGCCTACTACGAGACACATGACCTGCCGGTCGTGCTCACCCGGTCGTCCAACCAGTACGGGCCCTACCAGTTCCCCGAGAAGCTGATCCCGTTCTTCGTGACCAACCTGCTCGATGGCAACACGGTGCCGCTCTACGGCGACGGACTCAACGTGCGTGACTGGCTGTTCGTGTCCGACAACTGCCGTGGCGTTGACCTCGTGCTGCGCGACGGGCAGCTGGGCGAGGTGTACAACATCGGCGCCGGCAACGAGCGCACCAACCGCGACATCACCGACCGCCTGCTGGCGATGCTCGGCAAGGACGAGTCGTCGGTGGAGTATGTGGAGGACCGCAAGGGTCACGACCGCCGCTACTCGATCACCCACGACAAGGTCGCGGCACTCGGATGGCGGCCCGAGACGTCGTTCGAGGATGCACTCGAGCAGACCGTCGCCTTCTACGTCGACAATCGCGACTGGTGGGAGCGGCTCAAGGCCCGGGTGAAGAACCGGTGA
- a CDS encoding DUF2142 domain-containing protein → MPKWWLWAVFAGFALSFCTWVFASPLMSSPDEPAHIIRAASVWHGQWGGPKVLLPPDPAAPGLDIYATEVEVPRYYARSGEIPGCWAGQPSIGADCAPEVEADDDLVDSVTTAGVYTPLYYSLVGWPSQLTASGLGVYLMRITSALLCAGLVTLAVAALGRILDPKLALLAVWVAATPMVHFLAGSVNPNGLETCAAIAAWAAVLALLTKAASGELDRFALWSFVGAAVVLVPSRTLSPAYLLVAVVAAAAFSGLDAVRFLVRQKMVWVGAAVVGVVALLTLLWARAADQVGSISGGYAPDNENIIIWLSAGIDDWVRQMISVFGWLDTGPVVITLALWLAVVVALVVFGAMWGRPWRVAGLACLVFGSLVLPVVIQAPVAAEHGIAWQGRYLLPVAVGIPLMAMLTADDPGLASRLPLRRLGGLVLVSTGAALVVAHIVSMQRYVTGILEGPAQIQNYIGADGWNPPIPKLLLLLVALAAALWPIAVLFAARREAPKASVEAANEA, encoded by the coding sequence ATGCCGAAGTGGTGGCTGTGGGCCGTGTTTGCAGGCTTCGCCCTCAGTTTCTGCACGTGGGTGTTTGCCAGCCCGCTCATGAGCTCGCCTGATGAACCTGCCCACATCATCCGGGCCGCCTCGGTGTGGCACGGTCAGTGGGGCGGGCCGAAGGTGTTGTTGCCCCCGGACCCGGCAGCTCCGGGCCTTGACATATACGCCACCGAGGTCGAGGTTCCTCGCTACTACGCCCGTTCCGGGGAGATCCCCGGGTGTTGGGCGGGTCAGCCTTCCATAGGCGCTGACTGCGCGCCCGAGGTGGAAGCAGACGACGACCTGGTTGACTCGGTCACCACTGCGGGCGTGTACACGCCGCTGTACTACTCCCTCGTCGGATGGCCCTCACAGCTCACTGCATCAGGGCTCGGGGTGTACCTGATGCGGATCACGTCTGCACTGCTTTGCGCCGGACTGGTCACCTTGGCGGTCGCTGCGCTCGGACGAATCCTCGACCCGAAGCTGGCCTTGCTTGCTGTGTGGGTGGCGGCCACGCCGATGGTGCACTTCCTGGCTGGCAGTGTGAACCCGAACGGTCTGGAGACATGCGCCGCGATTGCAGCCTGGGCGGCTGTTCTGGCGTTGCTCACGAAGGCGGCCTCAGGAGAACTCGACAGGTTTGCGCTCTGGTCGTTCGTGGGCGCCGCTGTGGTGCTGGTGCCTTCACGCACGCTCTCGCCCGCGTACCTGCTGGTGGCGGTGGTTGCAGCGGCCGCATTCAGCGGGCTCGATGCCGTGAGGTTCCTGGTGCGCCAGAAAATGGTGTGGGTGGGTGCCGCCGTGGTCGGGGTTGTGGCCTTACTCACCCTGTTGTGGGCCCGCGCCGCCGACCAGGTCGGCTCGATATCGGGTGGCTACGCACCCGACAATGAGAACATCATCATCTGGCTCTCCGCAGGAATTGATGACTGGGTGCGGCAGATGATCAGCGTGTTCGGTTGGCTCGATACGGGGCCCGTGGTCATCACCCTCGCCCTCTGGCTGGCCGTGGTCGTGGCTCTGGTGGTGTTCGGGGCGATGTGGGGCCGCCCATGGAGGGTTGCGGGCCTGGCGTGCCTCGTGTTCGGATCGCTTGTGTTGCCCGTTGTGATCCAGGCACCGGTGGCGGCGGAGCACGGGATCGCATGGCAGGGGCGCTACCTGTTGCCGGTCGCTGTCGGGATCCCCCTGATGGCAATGCTCACGGCCGACGATCCGGGGCTGGCCAGCCGGCTTCCACTCAGGCGTCTCGGGGGCCTCGTGCTGGTGTCCACCGGGGCGGCGTTGGTTGTGGCCCATATCGTGAGCATGCAGCGGTACGTGACCGGGATCCTTGAAGGCCCCGCGCAGATACAGAACTACATCGGCGCCGATGGATGGAACCCCCCAATCCCGAAGCTCTTGCTCCTGCTTGTGGCACTGGCGGCGGCCCTGTGGCCGATTGCGGTGCTCTTCGCTGCCCGCCGCGAGGCGCCGAAAGCGTCGGTGGAGGCCGCCAACGAAGCCTAA
- the rfbD gene encoding dTDP-4-dehydrorhamnose reductase produces MRIIVTGCNGQLGTEVMELLSPQGQHEVIGLDLPDHDLTDRDHVLGVITSNQPDAIIHGAAFTAVDACEEQVDLAYQVNCAATRFVADGARRVGAHVVYVSTDYVFDGTKDSPYVEWDTPNPQSVYGRTKLGGEMEIDPRWSIARTSWVCGYHGNNMVKTLLRLADEHDTVSFVDDQIGHPTFAGDLARMVTKLAVERVPGVFHTTNQGAVSWYEFAQAVFEAAGHDPGRVSPISTGELQPPRPAKRPANSVLDNMAWRMHGFEQSRDFREPLAEVVARLGA; encoded by the coding sequence ATGAGGATCATCGTCACCGGCTGCAACGGCCAGCTGGGCACTGAGGTCATGGAGTTGCTGTCGCCTCAGGGCCAGCACGAGGTGATCGGCCTCGACCTGCCCGACCACGACCTGACCGACCGCGATCACGTGCTCGGGGTGATCACGTCCAACCAGCCCGACGCGATCATCCACGGCGCCGCGTTCACCGCCGTCGACGCCTGCGAGGAGCAGGTCGACCTCGCCTACCAGGTCAACTGTGCGGCCACCCGGTTCGTTGCCGACGGTGCCCGGCGTGTTGGCGCACACGTGGTGTACGTGTCGACCGACTACGTGTTCGACGGCACCAAGGATTCCCCCTACGTGGAATGGGACACCCCCAACCCGCAGTCGGTCTATGGCCGCACCAAGCTCGGCGGCGAGATGGAGATCGACCCGCGCTGGTCGATCGCCCGCACCTCCTGGGTGTGCGGCTACCACGGCAACAACATGGTCAAAACCCTGCTGCGCCTCGCAGACGAGCACGACACGGTCAGCTTCGTCGACGACCAGATCGGCCATCCCACCTTCGCCGGCGATCTCGCCCGCATGGTCACCAAGCTCGCGGTCGAACGAGTGCCGGGCGTGTTCCACACGACCAACCAGGGCGCTGTGAGCTGGTACGAGTTCGCTCAGGCGGTGTTCGAGGCAGCCGGCCATGACCCCGGGCGGGTGAGTCCGATCTCCACCGGGGAGCTGCAGCCGCCCCGCCCGGCGAAGCGGCCCGCCAACTCGGTGCTCGACAACATGGCCTGGCGCATGCACGGCTTCGAGCAGAGCCGCGACTTCCGCGAGCCGCTCGCGGAAGTCGTTGCGAGGCTGGGGGCCTGA
- a CDS encoding glycosyltransferase, whose translation MKFLLVSTDHTSATTRVLAAGLADHNPHARAVVLEAGLRSPRLMAGGDGAVPQVDFGGLRWADFVLALGQRRAGWAALPWVLEWLAVEGELDEADSVAVLDDSFAVLGSLESLFAADGAIAARARHVDDRLGAWGGFAPGLAVVPGPQSWVGWWKDRALDRVRGAAGTTADPWWDLPLDARTITDPALCLSPWTAGQIDLDASGGIGATGAQPLLVDFAGFDPCQPWWFSPPGGEPTVALDKVPALARLCDQHAERLLAAGWSATGGSEPDLLLPGVRATDELRSWYRGLLAESAATGGELPPNPLVPGEVRTFVELLDAPGEADGTGVNRHVDLLVDRREDLLDAFPHARWQDRPRFGRWLWSHGLSEGDSSLLTLPDPPAPLAPVVNAGARRPFGVNLVGYLGADLGLGVAARRMQRAFDAAGIPHAAVSYDRTSSNLRVGATGDTTAPYHFNLLLITPDQLPLFVEDVGEGFLAGHHNIGLWYWESDAVAPQQEAAFGLVDQIWVATHYLTKAFSGHEGTPVRVVPSPLVFDRPAPELVDRTRLGLDDRFTFLFSFDHLSVSERKNPLGLAEAYRRAFPDPDGGTALLLKSINGHIFAEDHQRLVHETSDRADIIVRDELLPAADRLALVAAADCYVSLHRSEGLGLTMAEAMAVGTPVIATAYSGNLDFMSSDSALMVPATEVEVGPGQYYPAHGHWAEPDLDAAADLMHRVRSEPGLSAGLELAAAAALAEFSYDKVGKVAESALLEAWKSTAP comes from the coding sequence ATGAAGTTCCTGCTGGTCTCCACCGACCATACGAGCGCCACCACGCGTGTGCTTGCTGCCGGTCTGGCTGACCACAACCCGCACGCCCGGGCTGTGGTGTTGGAGGCCGGCCTGCGCTCGCCAAGGTTGATGGCCGGCGGCGACGGGGCCGTTCCGCAGGTGGACTTCGGGGGCCTTCGCTGGGCCGACTTCGTGTTGGCGCTTGGTCAGAGGCGTGCCGGTTGGGCTGCGCTGCCCTGGGTGCTGGAGTGGCTGGCCGTCGAGGGAGAGCTCGATGAGGCGGACTCGGTGGCGGTGCTCGACGATTCGTTCGCCGTACTCGGAAGCCTCGAGTCGCTGTTTGCAGCCGACGGAGCCATCGCAGCACGCGCCCGCCATGTCGATGACCGGCTGGGCGCATGGGGGGGTTTCGCACCCGGACTTGCCGTGGTGCCAGGACCGCAGTCGTGGGTGGGTTGGTGGAAGGACCGTGCGCTCGACCGCGTGCGCGGCGCCGCCGGCACGACGGCGGACCCCTGGTGGGATCTCCCACTCGACGCACGCACCATCACCGACCCGGCGCTGTGCCTATCGCCGTGGACCGCTGGCCAGATCGACCTGGATGCCTCCGGTGGAATCGGCGCAACCGGGGCACAGCCGCTCCTTGTCGACTTTGCAGGCTTCGATCCCTGCCAGCCGTGGTGGTTCTCGCCACCGGGAGGAGAGCCAACGGTCGCACTCGACAAGGTGCCCGCGCTGGCAAGGCTGTGTGACCAGCACGCCGAGCGCCTGTTGGCGGCCGGATGGAGCGCAACTGGCGGCAGCGAGCCTGATCTCCTCCTGCCGGGTGTCCGGGCCACCGATGAACTGCGCTCCTGGTATCGCGGGCTGCTCGCGGAGTCAGCGGCCACCGGTGGGGAGTTGCCCCCCAACCCACTCGTGCCGGGCGAGGTGCGGACGTTCGTGGAGCTGCTCGATGCCCCCGGCGAAGCTGATGGCACGGGTGTGAACCGCCACGTGGACCTGCTGGTCGACCGCAGGGAGGACCTGCTCGACGCGTTCCCCCATGCACGCTGGCAGGACCGGCCCCGTTTCGGCCGATGGCTCTGGAGTCATGGCCTGAGCGAGGGCGACAGCTCGCTTCTCACGTTGCCGGATCCACCGGCCCCGCTGGCGCCGGTGGTAAACGCCGGTGCGCGCCGGCCTTTCGGTGTGAACCTGGTCGGGTACCTCGGCGCCGACCTCGGCCTCGGCGTGGCGGCCCGGCGGATGCAACGGGCCTTCGACGCCGCCGGCATCCCGCACGCAGCGGTGAGCTACGACCGCACGTCGTCGAACCTGCGCGTGGGCGCGACCGGCGACACCACCGCTCCGTACCACTTCAACCTGTTGCTGATCACGCCCGACCAGCTGCCCCTGTTCGTGGAGGACGTGGGGGAGGGGTTCCTGGCCGGCCACCACAACATCGGCCTCTGGTACTGGGAGAGCGACGCGGTCGCGCCCCAACAGGAGGCAGCTTTCGGGTTGGTCGACCAGATCTGGGTGGCCACCCACTACCTCACCAAGGCGTTTTCGGGCCACGAAGGCACCCCGGTGCGCGTGGTGCCTTCACCGCTGGTGTTCGACCGCCCCGCCCCGGAGCTCGTCGACCGCACGCGGCTGGGCCTCGATGACCGGTTCACGTTCCTGTTCTCCTTCGACCACCTGTCGGTGTCGGAGCGCAAGAACCCCCTCGGGCTGGCCGAGGCATACCGACGCGCGTTCCCCGACCCCGACGGTGGCACCGCCCTGCTGTTGAAGTCGATCAACGGCCACATCTTCGCCGAGGACCACCAGCGCCTCGTGCACGAGACCTCCGACCGCGCCGACATCATCGTGCGCGACGAACTCCTGCCGGCAGCCGATCGGCTGGCGCTGGTGGCCGCGGCCGATTGCTATGTGTCGCTGCACCGCTCCGAAGGGCTCGGGCTCACCATGGCCGAGGCGATGGCCGTGGGCACACCGGTGATCGCCACCGCCTACTCGGGCAACCTCGACTTCATGTCGTCCGACAGTGCCCTGATGGTGCCCGCAACCGAGGTGGAGGTCGGCCCGGGCCAGTACTACCCGGCGCATGGGCACTGGGCCGAGCCTGACCTCGACGCAGCCGCTGACCTGATGCATCGCGTGCGTTCGGAACCGGGACTGTCAGCGGGCCTCGAGTTGGCCGCTGCGGCAGCGTTGGCCGAGTTCTCCTACGACAAGGTCGGCAAGGTGGCCGAATCGGCCCTTCTGGAGGCCTGGAAGTCGACCGCACCCTGA
- a CDS encoding peptidoglycan recognition protein — MKLLRRFAVLGAMALLLLMAPLPQLSFTEQAVAATVDLPPPDEATAEEMAEVQAAADEPLDTPRVQAVDEQVEEFSLMAVVFDEPTEEPVMLRVQNTDGSWTGWAELHADPNEGPDNPTNWGTVPFWVGAGQAYELNLDADDAEVARVVLVRNETRRAITVQEEVAGASTQAPFGINPRSAWNARAVGSMSYGSTIKKAVVHHTVSGNSYSQAQVPGIIAGIQAYHLDGRGWSDIGYNFLVDKYGGIWEGRAGGMDRPVIGAHAAGFNTNTVGVSVIGDYTQTSPTAASNEAVARVAGWKLFLGNQEPLATSNFTSGGGPRFPAGTVVNLPNIVGHSDVGSTACPGSVHAALGAIRQRAQEWFVYTREVSGPVGNLEYLGSSGSTVTAVGWTHDLDGDNPVQVRLDAAGRSATTTANGPRPDVQGAYPGYPANTGFNVEVTGVPPGYNNMCVRAINQNYGNDLTFPCKWINVGDPAGTSPTGSIAAANPLTGGVELGGTVRDPNGRVQSVKVEIDGAIVAEAALPSGDLWLARVIGITAGRRRICMIADNVGAGVNTRFDCKWVDIPGASPFGFFDGFFQDGDYVKVSGWVIDPETKGPLSVHMIYDGSTSWAIPANRSRPDVAAIYPDYGPNHGYEFEMRMSKGTHTLCAVAINTGWGANPLLGCRTVTVK; from the coding sequence ATGAAGCTTCTTCGTCGCTTCGCCGTATTGGGCGCGATGGCGTTGTTGTTGCTGATGGCGCCGTTGCCACAGCTGTCCTTCACCGAGCAGGCGGTCGCGGCCACGGTCGACCTGCCGCCACCGGATGAGGCGACCGCCGAGGAGATGGCTGAGGTTCAGGCCGCCGCCGACGAACCCCTCGACACGCCGCGCGTGCAGGCCGTCGACGAGCAGGTCGAGGAGTTCTCCCTCATGGCGGTCGTGTTCGACGAGCCCACCGAAGAGCCGGTGATGCTCAGGGTGCAGAACACCGACGGATCCTGGACCGGGTGGGCAGAGCTCCACGCGGATCCCAACGAAGGACCCGACAACCCCACCAACTGGGGCACCGTGCCGTTCTGGGTGGGTGCCGGCCAGGCCTATGAGCTGAACCTGGATGCCGACGATGCCGAGGTTGCGCGAGTGGTCCTCGTGCGCAACGAGACCCGCCGGGCCATCACCGTGCAGGAAGAGGTAGCGGGCGCGTCCACACAGGCCCCGTTCGGCATCAACCCGCGTTCGGCATGGAACGCCCGCGCCGTCGGCTCGATGAGCTACGGCAGCACGATCAAGAAGGCCGTGGTGCACCACACGGTGTCGGGCAACAGCTACTCCCAGGCGCAGGTGCCCGGGATCATCGCCGGCATCCAGGCGTACCACCTCGACGGCCGCGGTTGGTCCGACATCGGATACAACTTCCTCGTCGACAAGTACGGCGGCATCTGGGAGGGCCGGGCCGGCGGCATGGATCGACCGGTGATCGGCGCCCACGCAGCCGGGTTCAACACCAACACCGTGGGCGTTTCGGTGATCGGCGACTACACCCAGACCAGCCCCACTGCTGCATCCAACGAGGCCGTCGCCCGTGTGGCGGGCTGGAAGCTGTTCCTCGGCAACCAGGAGCCGCTGGCGACGTCCAACTTCACCTCCGGCGGCGGGCCGAGATTCCCTGCCGGCACCGTCGTGAACCTCCCCAACATCGTCGGTCACTCCGACGTGGGGTCCACCGCCTGCCCCGGAAGCGTGCACGCTGCGCTCGGTGCGATCCGCCAGCGCGCCCAAGAGTGGTTCGTCTACACCCGCGAGGTCTCCGGGCCGGTCGGTAACCTCGAGTATCTGGGTTCCTCGGGATCCACGGTGACGGCGGTTGGCTGGACGCACGACCTTGATGGCGACAACCCGGTCCAGGTCAGACTCGACGCCGCCGGTAGGTCGGCCACAACCACCGCCAACGGCCCTCGTCCCGACGTGCAGGGTGCCTACCCCGGATACCCGGCCAACACGGGATTCAATGTGGAGGTCACGGGGGTACCTCCGGGCTACAACAACATGTGCGTGCGCGCGATCAACCAGAACTACGGCAACGACCTGACGTTCCCCTGCAAGTGGATAAACGTCGGTGATCCGGCCGGAACCAGCCCGACCGGGTCCATAGCGGCTGCGAATCCGCTCACCGGTGGAGTCGAACTCGGCGGCACCGTCCGGGACCCGAATGGACGGGTCCAGTCCGTCAAGGTCGAGATCGACGGCGCGATCGTGGCTGAAGCGGCCCTGCCTTCCGGGGACCTGTGGCTCGCCCGCGTGATCGGCATAACGGCCGGCCGCCGCAGGATCTGCATGATCGCCGACAACGTGGGTGCGGGTGTCAACACCCGGTTCGACTGCAAGTGGGTTGACATCCCGGGCGCATCGCCCTTCGGCTTCTTCGATGGGTTCTTCCAGGATGGCGACTACGTCAAGGTCAGTGGTTGGGTCATCGATCCGGAAACCAAGGGTCCGCTGTCGGTCCACATGATCTACGACGGCAGTACGTCCTGGGCGATCCCCGCCAACAGGTCCAGGCCTGATGTGGCAGCCATATACCCGGACTACGGCCCCAACCACGGTTACGAGTTCGAGATGCGGATGTCCAAGGGCACCCACACGCTGTGCGCCGTCGCAATCAACACCGGTTGGGGTGCCAACCCGCTGCTCGGCTGTCGAACGGTCACAGTCAAGTAG
- a CDS encoding dTDP-4-keto-6-deoxy-D-glucose epimerase: protein MSMADVTASELIDGVHIVRPKVFGDDRGYFVETYRREWIPGGREMIQGNRGNRVAGCLVGLHYHLHQADYWYVPFGHARVVLHDLRQGSPTDGATQMIDLGEVDGGPNEHLGCYIPPGVAHGFASITDMAITYLVDGYYNPADELGVAWDDPDIAADWGIDGEPILSDRDRSNPRRTEIEPMWQPHSSLRT, encoded by the coding sequence GTGTCAATGGCAGATGTGACCGCAAGCGAGCTGATCGACGGTGTGCACATCGTGCGCCCGAAGGTGTTCGGCGACGACCGCGGCTACTTCGTGGAGACCTACCGGCGCGAGTGGATCCCCGGTGGGCGCGAGATGATCCAGGGCAACCGGGGCAACCGCGTGGCCGGTTGCCTTGTGGGCCTGCACTACCACCTGCACCAGGCCGACTACTGGTATGTGCCGTTCGGTCACGCCCGGGTCGTTCTCCACGACCTGCGCCAGGGCAGCCCGACAGACGGCGCCACACAGATGATTGACCTCGGTGAGGTCGACGGTGGCCCCAACGAGCACCTCGGGTGCTACATCCCGCCGGGCGTGGCGCACGGGTTCGCCTCGATCACCGACATGGCAATCACCTATCTGGTCGACGGCTACTACAACCCGGCTGATGAGCTCGGAGTGGCGTGGGACGACCCCGACATCGCAGCCGACTGGGGCATCGATGGTGAGCCGATCCTGTCGGACCGCGACCGGTCGAACCCGAGGCGCACCGAGATCGAGCCCATGTGGCAGCCCCATTCGTCGCTTCGCACCTGA
- a CDS encoding Gfo/Idh/MocA family oxidoreductase, protein MTPVRIGLIGAGSMGSLHARVISQSDRAELAWVADPNREVGEEIAGRFGSSWVEGPDFASVDAVFVAAATQFHHPIALEVLDAGKPMLVEKPLADTLEHSTEIVNRSAELGLPLMCGFLERYNPAILTAMEFVEKPIHAAASRHSPYVARIRTGVASDLLIHDLDVLLRVFNEEPTAAEGHLGFFHPDSAEGAEDMADAIVDFPSGGIGMATASRTSQRKIRTLTITELDRQIELDLVRQDITIYRHVGNAPVEDSGLGYSQQTVIDIPVIRHQREPLATQLDRFIDILDGSIDADVERDSLLPPHLLLEVVRRSASRQNQRR, encoded by the coding sequence ATGACCCCGGTGCGCATCGGCCTGATCGGCGCCGGGTCCATGGGCTCGCTGCACGCCCGGGTGATTTCGCAGTCGGACCGCGCCGAGCTCGCGTGGGTGGCCGACCCCAACCGCGAGGTCGGCGAGGAGATCGCCGGTCGTTTCGGCTCGAGCTGGGTCGAGGGCCCGGACTTCGCGTCGGTCGATGCCGTGTTCGTGGCCGCCGCAACGCAGTTCCACCATCCGATCGCACTTGAAGTGCTCGACGCCGGCAAGCCGATGCTGGTCGAGAAGCCCCTCGCCGACACCCTCGAACACTCGACCGAGATCGTGAACCGCTCGGCCGAACTCGGACTCCCCCTGATGTGTGGCTTCCTCGAGCGCTACAACCCGGCAATCCTCACCGCGATGGAGTTCGTGGAGAAGCCGATCCACGCCGCCGCCTCCAGGCACTCGCCCTATGTCGCCCGGATCCGCACCGGTGTCGCCTCGGACCTGCTCATCCACGACCTCGACGTATTGTTGCGGGTGTTCAACGAGGAGCCGACCGCAGCGGAGGGCCACCTCGGCTTCTTCCACCCCGACAGCGCAGAGGGCGCCGAGGACATGGCCGACGCAATCGTCGACTTCCCATCAGGTGGCATCGGCATGGCGACTGCCAGCCGCACCTCACAGCGGAAGATCCGAACCCTCACCATCACCGAGCTCGACCGGCAGATCGAGCTCGACCTCGTTCGGCAGGACATCACCATCTACCGACATGTCGGCAATGCCCCGGTCGAGGACTCCGGCCTCGGCTACAGCCAACAGACCGTGATCGACATCCCGGTGATCCGCCACCAGCGCGAACCTCTCGCAACGCAGCTCGACCGCTTCATCGACATCCTTGACGGCTCCATCGACGCAGATGTCGAGCGTGACTCACTGCTACCGCCACACCTGCTTCTCGAGGTGGTCAGGCGCTCGGCGAGCCGCCAGAACCAGCGTCGCTGA
- a CDS encoding glucose-1-phosphate thymidylyltransferase has translation MKGLILSGGAGTRLRPITHTSAKQLVPVANKPILFYGIEAMVASGITEIGIITGETGPEVVEAVGDGSRFAANVTYIPQDAPLGLAHCVLIAREFLGDDDFVMYLGDNMLQQGLGDFVGRFEADKHASASQRLGEDTAPPAAQILLCPVPDPQRFGVAEVDAEGAVVQLVEKPENPPSNLALVGVYLFTAAIHEAVESIEPSDRGELEITDAIQWLIDDGQRVRHDELEGWWLDTGKKDPLLESNRRVLETLEPRFEGDIDSQSQMDGRVVVEPGAKIVDSHIRGPVVIGSGAVIERSYIGPFTAVGDDCRVTDSEIEHSVILRRSIIEGVPRLADSLIGRDTEVRRSQQRPAATRLMIGDHCNVDIQ, from the coding sequence GTGAAGGGACTGATCCTCTCCGGCGGAGCCGGCACGCGGCTGCGGCCGATCACCCACACGAGCGCCAAGCAGTTGGTGCCCGTGGCCAACAAGCCGATCCTGTTCTACGGCATCGAGGCCATGGTCGCCTCGGGCATCACCGAGATCGGGATCATCACCGGCGAGACCGGCCCCGAGGTCGTGGAGGCCGTCGGCGACGGCTCGCGATTCGCTGCCAATGTCACCTACATCCCCCAGGACGCCCCACTCGGGCTGGCCCACTGCGTGCTGATCGCACGCGAGTTCCTCGGCGACGACGACTTCGTGATGTACCTGGGCGACAACATGCTCCAGCAGGGCCTGGGTGACTTCGTCGGCCGGTTCGAGGCCGACAAGCACGCATCTGCCAGCCAGCGGCTCGGTGAGGACACCGCTCCTCCCGCCGCCCAGATCCTGCTCTGCCCGGTTCCGGACCCGCAGCGCTTCGGCGTAGCCGAGGTCGACGCCGAGGGCGCCGTTGTGCAGCTGGTCGAGAAGCCGGAGAACCCGCCGAGCAACCTCGCGCTGGTGGGCGTCTACCTGTTCACCGCGGCGATCCACGAGGCAGTGGAGTCGATCGAGCCGAGTGACCGCGGTGAGCTCGAGATCACCGATGCGATCCAGTGGCTGATCGATGATGGCCAGCGGGTGCGTCACGACGAGCTCGAGGGTTGGTGGCTCGACACCGGCAAGAAGGACCCGCTGCTCGAGAGCAACCGTCGGGTTCTCGAGACCCTCGAGCCCCGGTTCGAGGGCGACATCGACTCGCAGAGCCAGATGGATGGCCGGGTGGTGGTGGAGCCGGGCGCCAAGATCGTCGACTCACACATCCGCGGTCCGGTGGTCATCGGGTCGGGTGCGGTGATCGAGCGCTCCTACATCGGCCCGTTCACTGCGGTCGGCGACGACTGCCGGGTGACCGACTCCGAGATCGAGCACTCGGTGATCCTGCGCCGTTCGATCATTGAAGGCGTCCCGCGCCTTGCCGACTCGCTGATAGGCCGCGACACCGAGGTTCGCCGCTCCCAGCAGCGTCCCGCTGCCACGCGGCTCATGATCGGCGACCACTGCAACGTCGACATCCAGTAG